One segment of Synechococcus sp. A15-24 DNA contains the following:
- a CDS encoding glycosyltransferase family 2 protein has translation MASCIGLLILQLGLWRVFAVAPQLQAAADTPVPRTSLTVVIPAYNEAGNIGACLASVLKGQPPCVEWQVLVVDDDSTDATAELAVACAARHPQSTAGFSVLPAGPRPASERWVGKNWACTRAMEQVRSDWVLFIDADVQLQADAIPRALAQAIADQADLLSLAPRLTCGCLAEWMVQPIMASLLGLGFPIEAANDPDSDVAFAAGPFMLIRRSVYERIGGHRALAAEVVEDLALARRIKTGGYRLRYLLGLDAVDLRMYADLAALWEGWTKNWCLGLDRDPGKGLAAAGVVVLMFSLPWLLIPVSTGLLLVLPIAQRWWLALLAAATVAVLQQFILRLWTRREFQLPIDYWWLMGAGGLIVGAIGPVSVWRTFTGQGWTWKGRSLR, from the coding sequence ATGGCCTCCTGCATTGGCCTGTTGATCCTGCAGCTCGGTCTCTGGCGGGTGTTCGCAGTGGCGCCGCAGTTGCAGGCTGCGGCGGACACGCCTGTGCCCCGGACCTCCCTCACGGTGGTGATTCCGGCCTACAACGAAGCCGGCAACATCGGCGCTTGCCTGGCCAGCGTGCTCAAGGGCCAGCCCCCCTGCGTGGAGTGGCAGGTGTTGGTGGTGGATGACGACTCAACCGATGCCACAGCGGAGCTGGCGGTGGCCTGTGCTGCCCGCCACCCGCAGTCCACGGCGGGGTTCAGTGTGCTGCCGGCAGGTCCCCGTCCGGCCTCTGAACGCTGGGTGGGCAAGAACTGGGCGTGCACCCGGGCCATGGAGCAGGTGCGCAGCGACTGGGTGCTGTTCATCGATGCCGATGTGCAGCTTCAAGCCGATGCCATCCCACGAGCACTGGCTCAGGCGATCGCGGATCAGGCGGATCTGTTGAGCCTGGCGCCGCGACTCACCTGTGGCTGCTTGGCCGAATGGATGGTGCAACCGATCATGGCCAGCCTGCTGGGGCTGGGTTTTCCGATCGAGGCCGCCAATGATCCCGACTCCGACGTTGCCTTTGCTGCGGGACCGTTCATGCTCATCCGCCGCAGTGTTTATGAGCGGATCGGTGGGCACCGTGCTCTGGCGGCAGAGGTGGTGGAGGATCTGGCATTGGCGCGCAGGATCAAGACGGGCGGTTATCGCTTGCGCTACCTGCTGGGTCTTGATGCCGTTGATCTGCGTATGTACGCCGATCTGGCCGCGTTGTGGGAAGGCTGGACCAAAAACTGGTGCCTTGGACTGGATCGCGATCCCGGCAAAGGACTGGCTGCTGCTGGCGTGGTGGTGCTGATGTTCAGCCTGCCCTGGTTGCTGATTCCAGTTTCGACTGGATTGTTGTTGGTTCTCCCGATCGCTCAGCGGTGGTGGCTGGCTCTGCTGGCTGCCGCCACAGTCGCAGTTCTTCAGCAGTTCATCCTGCGTCTGTGGACCAGACGGGAATTTCAACTACCCATCGATTACTGGTGGCTGATGGGGGCCGGAGGGTTGATTGTTGGCGCCATCGGGCCCGTGTCGGTTTGGCGGACCTTCACCGGTCAGGGGTGGACCTGGAAGGGACGCTCACTGCGTTGA
- a CDS encoding GNAT family N-acetyltransferase, giving the protein MTASLEIRPFQETDLDFVRQLARQEDFAPGIGDIAIYANTANQGVWLAWQGDMPVGCIAAVKYNPDYGFMGLFVVHPDHRGGGVGRQLWDHALASLADVTCIGLEAAPSMVEFYQRQGFRKDSITTRRQHLRLEESSQHPTRRLLHRNDITIVPLKAISLDAVQAYDERHEISPRPHFLQQWLNHQAGDVFVAMDGSHQCHGYVRIRPCLLPIGQGWRIGPLLAEEPGIASLLLSNAMDRHKGIILIDTPGHNRSARTVAGAKGFRSMGATHRMYKGDLDNGHDQNIYGLACLELG; this is encoded by the coding sequence ATGACGGCATCACTGGAGATCAGACCCTTTCAGGAGACGGACCTGGACTTCGTCAGGCAACTGGCACGTCAGGAGGATTTTGCTCCTGGCATTGGGGACATCGCGATTTATGCCAACACGGCGAATCAAGGGGTATGGCTGGCCTGGCAGGGCGATATGCCCGTGGGATGCATCGCTGCCGTGAAATACAACCCTGATTACGGCTTCATGGGTCTGTTTGTGGTGCACCCCGACCATCGCGGCGGTGGAGTGGGCAGGCAGCTCTGGGATCACGCTCTGGCATCACTCGCAGATGTGACGTGCATCGGACTGGAAGCCGCACCATCAATGGTGGAGTTCTACCAACGTCAGGGCTTCCGAAAGGATTCGATCACCACGCGCAGGCAACATCTGCGCCTTGAAGAGTCATCGCAACACCCCACACGGCGATTGCTGCATCGCAACGACATCACGATTGTTCCGCTCAAGGCCATCTCACTGGATGCGGTGCAGGCCTATGACGAACGTCATGAAATCAGCCCGCGGCCCCACTTCCTCCAACAGTGGCTGAATCACCAGGCTGGTGATGTCTTCGTCGCCATGGACGGCAGCCATCAGTGCCATGGCTATGTCCGCATCCGTCCATGCCTGCTGCCCATTGGCCAAGGCTGGAGAATCGGTCCATTGCTGGCAGAAGAGCCCGGGATCGCATCCTTGCTGCTGAGCAACGCCATGGATCGGCACAAAGGAATTATCCTCATCGACACCCCAGGCCATAATCGATCAGCCCGAACCGTTGCAGGGGCTAAAGGATTTCGAAGCATGGGGGCAACCCATCGGATGTACAAAGGCGACCTTGACAATGGCCACGACCAGAACATCTACGGCCTGGCTTGCCTGGAATTGGGCTGA
- a CDS encoding response regulator transcription factor, translating to MDLTPYLQQQPKKLNDEPLLSVAMTGKIALAMKGRFFLRCFCESLTERAQIGCAVTDEVSCLDYLKQDTFEFLLCTDLLERGNGFELVRKAREHQPDLKVVVLALSDAIPVEYDSAPWLEAVVAEADIIEDRKPLEAAVLAVMGHHSYRSPSLRSDELPYLSCPRLTPREYEVLDRLARGMSDRDIAEDLVVTEETARTYTKRLLRTLEVNNRVQDVLKGMRCGMVQI from the coding sequence ATGGATCTGACGCCATATCTCCAACAGCAACCAAAGAAGCTGAACGACGAGCCGTTGTTGTCAGTTGCGATGACCGGAAAGATTGCCTTGGCGATGAAGGGCCGTTTCTTCCTGCGTTGCTTCTGTGAAAGTCTGACTGAACGTGCCCAGATCGGTTGTGCCGTGACCGATGAAGTGTCCTGCTTGGATTACCTCAAACAAGACACATTCGAGTTTCTCCTTTGTACGGATTTACTGGAGCGCGGTAACGGCTTTGAGCTGGTGCGCAAAGCGCGTGAGCACCAACCGGATCTGAAGGTTGTTGTGCTCGCTTTGAGTGATGCCATCCCTGTGGAATACGACAGCGCGCCCTGGCTGGAAGCTGTTGTCGCTGAAGCCGACATCATCGAAGACCGCAAACCCCTGGAAGCGGCCGTGTTGGCGGTGATGGGACATCACTCCTACCGCAGCCCATCGTTGCGGTCTGATGAGCTTCCCTATCTGAGCTGCCCGAGGCTCACACCTCGCGAATATGAGGTGTTGGATCGGCTTGCCCGCGGCATGTCTGATCGCGACATTGCTGAAGATCTTGTGGTGACGGAAGAAACCGCTCGCACCTACACCAAGCGCCTGTTGCGCACGTTGGAGGTGAACAACAGAGTGCAGGATGTGTTGAAGGGAATGCGTTGCGGCATGGTTCAGATTTGA
- a CDS encoding DUF3136 domain-containing protein yields MTTASLRIGELEANYALYCKALKILIRQGKTSAELHRTICWNRLGLLHRSLPRQYKSPERLMLMI; encoded by the coding sequence ATGACCACAGCAAGCCTGAGAATCGGTGAACTTGAAGCGAACTATGCGCTGTACTGCAAAGCCCTGAAGATCCTGATCCGACAAGGCAAAACCAGTGCGGAATTGCATCGCACCATCTGCTGGAATCGCCTCGGTTTGCTTCACCGATCACTGCCTCGGCAGTACAAGTCGCCTGAGCGACTGATGTTGATGATTTAG
- a CDS encoding response regulator transcription factor, with the protein MELRLDSRTTQEAIAQAAELLEHRRLVLVFGDRLTLSALTIAEPIQPSLVGAATTEDEGVELVLRTQPDLLICSSDLETGYGPVLLKRVKAELPTCQLLIVLERETKALVREALDAFADRVIFKSTLGTGRGDLIAALHTIAEGGVYYPAEIRRLAVAAPQPDLPPLVEDLTQRELDVAAAVARGLDNNAIADLLGISLETVKTHVGNAMDKLGARDRTQMAVTALLYGLIDPLDS; encoded by the coding sequence ATGGAACTCCGGCTCGATTCCCGCACCACCCAGGAGGCGATCGCCCAGGCCGCCGAGCTGCTCGAACACAGGCGCCTTGTGCTGGTGTTTGGTGATCGGCTCACCCTCAGCGCCCTGACGATCGCAGAACCAATCCAGCCGTCCCTGGTGGGTGCTGCCACCACAGAAGACGAAGGTGTTGAGCTGGTGCTGCGCACCCAGCCGGATCTGCTGATCTGCAGCTCGGATCTGGAAACCGGCTACGGCCCGGTGTTGCTCAAACGCGTGAAGGCGGAGCTGCCCACCTGCCAGCTGCTGATCGTGCTGGAACGGGAAACCAAGGCCCTGGTGCGGGAGGCGCTGGATGCCTTCGCCGATCGGGTGATCTTCAAATCAACCCTGGGCACGGGCCGTGGTGATCTGATCGCTGCCCTGCACACCATCGCTGAGGGTGGCGTCTATTACCCCGCGGAGATCCGCCGGCTGGCGGTGGCAGCACCGCAGCCTGATCTGCCGCCGTTGGTGGAGGATCTCACCCAGCGCGAGCTGGATGTGGCGGCAGCCGTGGCCCGTGGCCTCGATAACAATGCCATCGCTGATCTGCTGGGCATCTCCCTGGAAACGGTGAAAACCCATGTGGGCAATGCCATGGACAAGCTCGGTGCCCGCGACCGCACTCAGATGGCCGTCACCGCCCTGCTCTATGGCTTGATCGACCCGCTTGATTCCTGA
- a CDS encoding DUF411 domain-containing protein, with translation MLAALLLCSPASVQAHGDAKGPSVMPATSEATGPAMTIYRSASCGCCTQWGEHIAAAGFRINDQVREDMDRVKQANGIAPDQASCHTAIVEGYVIEGHVPASSIQRLLAERPDIRGLAVPGMPIGSPGMEVKGRTADPFAVMAIAHDGSTTVFELY, from the coding sequence GTGTTGGCGGCTTTGCTCCTGTGTTCGCCTGCGTCGGTGCAGGCCCATGGTGATGCCAAGGGCCCATCTGTGATGCCGGCCACTTCCGAGGCGACAGGACCGGCCATGACCATCTACCGCTCAGCCAGTTGCGGCTGTTGCACCCAGTGGGGCGAACACATCGCCGCTGCGGGATTTCGCATCAATGATCAGGTCCGGGAAGACATGGATCGTGTGAAGCAGGCCAATGGCATCGCGCCGGACCAGGCCTCCTGCCACACCGCCATCGTTGAGGGCTATGTGATCGAAGGCCATGTGCCTGCATCATCGATCCAACGCCTGCTGGCCGAACGGCCCGACATCCGTGGCCTGGCGGTGCCGGGGATGCCGATCGGTTCTCCTGGCATGGAGGTGAAGGGGAGGACGGCGGATCCGTTTGCGGTGATGGCCATTGCCCACGACGGTTCAACAACCGTGTTCGAGCTCTACTGA
- a CDS encoding DUF429 domain-containing protein: MPKEPEGNQPTPVLVLGIDAAWTPHNPSGVALVQRAANGWQCLALAPSYDSFLAIAAGEAWDQSRKAQGSEPDPEALLAACQQLAGQPVDCVSVDMPLATTPITSRRAADTAIASRFGPKGCAVHSPSAERPGAIADQLRERFAELGVALHTTTPARQGPALIECYPHVALLALLNRDYRVPYKVSRSAQYWKAERPPIAERVKRLLAEFTAIHQALSQCISAIPLTLPQPHEVSTLSSLKPVEDMLDALICAWIGIEHLEGRTIGLGDATAAIWVPASVSGGTRP; the protein is encoded by the coding sequence ATGCCAAAGGAGCCCGAGGGAAACCAACCCACACCAGTACTAGTCCTCGGCATCGATGCCGCCTGGACGCCCCACAACCCCAGTGGTGTGGCCCTGGTGCAACGAGCTGCTAATGGATGGCAATGCCTGGCCCTTGCCCCCAGCTACGACAGCTTCCTTGCCATTGCCGCTGGAGAAGCCTGGGACCAGAGCCGAAAAGCCCAGGGCAGTGAGCCCGATCCCGAAGCGCTGCTGGCGGCCTGCCAACAACTGGCGGGGCAACCCGTGGACTGCGTGTCGGTCGACATGCCCCTGGCAACGACTCCCATCACCAGCCGTCGCGCCGCCGACACCGCCATCGCCAGCCGCTTCGGACCGAAGGGTTGCGCCGTGCATAGCCCATCAGCAGAACGCCCCGGTGCCATCGCCGATCAGCTGCGTGAACGCTTCGCCGAACTCGGCGTTGCCCTGCACACCACAACTCCAGCTCGCCAAGGGCCGGCCCTGATCGAGTGTTACCCCCATGTGGCCCTGCTGGCCTTGCTCAATCGCGACTACCGCGTGCCCTACAAGGTGAGCCGCTCGGCTCAGTACTGGAAGGCTGAGCGGCCTCCGATTGCTGAACGGGTCAAGCGTCTGCTCGCTGAGTTCACCGCCATCCACCAGGCCCTCAGCCAGTGCATCAGCGCCATCCCGCTCACCCTGCCCCAACCCCATGAGGTGAGCACGCTCTCATCGCTCAAGCCCGTGGAAGACATGCTCGATGCCCTGATCTGCGCCTGGATCGGCATCGAACACCTCGAGGGGCGAACCATTGGCCTGGGTGATGCCACCGCTGCTATCTGGGTGCCGGCATCAGTTTCCGGAGGCACCAGACCATAG
- a CDS encoding type II toxin-antitoxin system PemK/MazF family toxin encodes MVTEERVSRGDIFLVSLNPTRGSEIRRTRPCVVVSPDELNAHLRTFIVAPLTTGGHPYPFRVRCRFENKDGQVVAEQLRAVDQDRLVKQLGRLPESTLNELLRVLQAMFAV; translated from the coding sequence GTGGTAACAGAAGAACGCGTCTCAAGAGGGGACATCTTCCTCGTTTCGTTGAATCCAACCCGTGGATCGGAAATTAGAAGGACCAGGCCGTGTGTCGTCGTGTCTCCAGACGAGCTGAATGCCCATCTCCGGACATTCATCGTTGCACCGCTCACAACGGGAGGGCATCCCTACCCCTTCCGGGTGCGTTGCAGGTTTGAGAACAAAGACGGCCAAGTTGTGGCTGAACAGCTGAGGGCTGTTGATCAAGACCGCCTTGTGAAGCAACTCGGGAGGTTGCCGGAATCAACGTTGAATGAATTGCTTCGTGTTCTACAGGCGATGTTTGCTGTGTAA
- a CDS encoding YccF domain-containing protein: protein MISALLNILWVVLGGFVMALGWWLAGLLCAITIIGLPWARSCFVIGKFSLWPFGQEAVNREELSGRGDLGTGPLGLIGNVLWFLVAGWWLAIGHLSSALACFVSIVGIPFGIQHIKLALIALKPVGMTVVPVRSAG from the coding sequence ATGATCAGCGCCCTGCTCAACATCCTCTGGGTTGTGCTCGGAGGCTTCGTGATGGCCCTGGGCTGGTGGCTGGCCGGCCTGCTGTGCGCGATCACGATCATCGGGCTGCCCTGGGCGCGCTCCTGCTTTGTGATCGGCAAATTTTCGCTCTGGCCGTTCGGGCAGGAAGCAGTGAACCGCGAGGAGCTGAGTGGACGCGGTGATCTCGGCACAGGGCCGCTGGGGCTCATCGGCAACGTGCTCTGGTTTCTGGTGGCCGGCTGGTGGTTGGCGATCGGCCACCTCAGCTCCGCCCTCGCCTGCTTCGTGAGCATCGTGGGCATTCCTTTCGGGATCCAGCACATCAAGCTGGCCTTGATCGCGTTGAAACCCGTTGGCATGACAGTCGTGCCGGTGCGGTCGGCGGGTTGA
- a CDS encoding FAD-dependent oxidoreductase, which produces MAVQRGSAANPSHVVVVGAGWGGWGAAKALCEAGVRVTLVDGLADPTGSTPLTTASGKPFEAGTRGFWRDYPNINALCEELGLSDVFTPFTSSAFWSPQGLEATAPVFGDGPQLPSPLGQAFATIHNFKRLPVADRLSIAGLLVAMLDLNRSPAVYERYDALDALTLFRQLRISERMINEFLRPILLVGLFKPPEELSAAVTMELLYYYALAHQDSFDVRWIKSKSIGEQLLAPLSRRLCDAHQLQVLGGTFASRLNVSPTGAIDSLETRSLATGETGVIDDVDSVVVAVGARGMGSLMARSAECAALAPELARAGGLGAIDVVSVRLWLDRSIAVDDPANVFSRFAALKGAGATFFMLDQLQAGNEQALWGDQAVQGSVIASDFYNASAIAEQSDQEIVDALMQQLLPQVQPAFRHAQVVDQEVRRYPASVSLFSPGSFQQRPPLETSLASVVCAGDWVRMGEREHGAKGLCQERAYVCGLEAANSLLRRGVVRGTGSGEHRVIPIRPDEPQVVLGRALNKLVMDPLEAAGLRWPWFAGSR; this is translated from the coding sequence ATGGCGGTGCAGCGGGGATCGGCGGCCAACCCTTCGCATGTGGTGGTGGTTGGTGCCGGCTGGGGTGGATGGGGTGCGGCCAAAGCGCTCTGCGAAGCCGGGGTGCGCGTCACCCTGGTGGATGGCCTGGCGGATCCCACCGGCAGCACGCCGCTGACCACCGCCAGCGGTAAGCCGTTTGAAGCCGGCACCCGGGGGTTCTGGCGGGATTACCCCAACATCAATGCGCTCTGCGAAGAACTCGGGCTGAGCGATGTGTTCACCCCGTTCACCAGCAGTGCCTTCTGGTCGCCCCAGGGGTTGGAGGCCACGGCACCGGTATTTGGTGATGGCCCGCAGTTGCCCAGTCCGCTGGGGCAGGCCTTCGCCACGATCCACAACTTCAAGCGCCTGCCGGTAGCCGATCGACTCAGCATCGCCGGACTGCTGGTGGCGATGCTCGATCTGAACCGCAGCCCTGCGGTGTACGAGCGCTACGACGCCCTTGATGCGCTCACGCTGTTCCGGCAACTGCGGATCAGCGAGCGGATGATCAACGAATTCCTGCGGCCGATCCTGCTGGTGGGACTGTTCAAGCCGCCGGAGGAGCTGTCGGCGGCGGTGACGATGGAGCTGCTCTATTACTACGCCCTGGCGCACCAGGATTCCTTTGATGTGCGCTGGATCAAGAGCAAGAGCATCGGTGAGCAACTGCTTGCGCCCCTGAGCCGCCGTCTTTGCGATGCGCATCAGCTGCAGGTGCTGGGCGGCACGTTTGCTTCACGCTTGAACGTCTCCCCCACCGGTGCCATTGACTCGCTGGAGACGCGATCGCTGGCGACCGGCGAGACGGGTGTGATCGACGACGTGGATTCCGTGGTGGTGGCGGTGGGGGCCCGAGGCATGGGGTCTCTGATGGCCAGATCAGCGGAGTGCGCTGCCTTGGCACCGGAGCTGGCGCGGGCCGGTGGACTCGGCGCGATCGATGTGGTGTCGGTGCGGCTGTGGCTGGATCGCTCCATTGCCGTTGACGATCCCGCCAATGTCTTCTCCCGTTTCGCGGCCTTGAAGGGGGCCGGCGCCACATTCTTCATGCTGGATCAACTGCAGGCTGGCAACGAGCAGGCCCTGTGGGGGGATCAGGCGGTGCAGGGGTCAGTGATCGCGAGCGACTTCTACAACGCCAGTGCCATTGCTGAGCAGAGCGATCAGGAGATCGTTGATGCCTTGATGCAGCAGTTGCTGCCGCAGGTGCAACCGGCCTTCCGCCATGCGCAGGTGGTGGATCAGGAGGTGCGGCGGTATCCGGCATCGGTATCGTTGTTTTCTCCCGGCAGCTTTCAGCAACGCCCGCCGCTGGAGACATCGCTTGCGTCGGTGGTGTGCGCCGGCGACTGGGTGCGTATGGGGGAGCGGGAGCATGGCGCCAAGGGCCTTTGTCAGGAGCGGGCCTATGTGTGCGGCCTGGAGGCGGCCAATTCGCTGCTGCGGCGAGGGGTTGTGCGCGGAACGGGCTCCGGCGAACACCGTGTGATTCCAATCCGCCCGGATGAACCGCAGGTGGTGCTCGGCCGGGCCCTCAACAAATTGGTGATGGATCCCCTGGAGGCGGCGGGTCTTCGCTGGCCCTGGTTCGCGGGTTCACGTTGA